A genomic stretch from Mastacembelus armatus chromosome 7, fMasArm1.2, whole genome shotgun sequence includes:
- the LOC113146150 gene encoding protein kinase C-binding protein 1-like isoform X2, giving the protein MHPQSLAEEEIKTESDVVEGMDASLRSKVPDPPGSAERIVAPQKRKVSSPTHSSNGHSPSDTSPSPLKKKKKPGAVNCNNKDQDGRNDFYCWLCHREGQVLCCELCPRVYHAKCLKLPAEPEGDWFCPECEKITVAECIETQSKAMTMLTIDQLSYLLKFALQKIKQPGTEPFQKPVSLEQHPDYAEYIFHPMDLCTLEKNIKKKMYGCTEAFLADMKWILHNCIIYNGGNHKLTATAKVIVKICEHEMNEIEVCPECYLSSCQKRDNWFCEPCSQPHPLVWAKLKGFPFWPAKALREKDGQVDARFFGQHDRAWVPINNCYLMSKEIPFSVKKTKSIFNSAMQEMEVYVENIRKKFGVFNYAPFRTPYTPNNQLQMLLDPSNPSAGTVKTEKPDKLRFNFDITASPKMVLSKSSTPSGMSRRVSVTDMPRSPMSTNSSVHTGSDGEQDMEKANRNPAFHYSTGEESMDCTASPVSGKMCPAGSATGSPKPFNPVLVPKQERTGGTGSILNLNLDRVKAEMDLKELSESVQQQQQNQQQQGASAALPTPKRPIRSLDKTIENCKAQLGIDEISEDVYKGVDQSDSEDSDKSDSSDSEYLTDEEHKPKSSTQDDKDKAERKKPKASTEGENKEGVKVTGDKATPEPLLKEKQGSNGLDKDLQDKPRTPQSQPLTDKPKDPEEGRTAAATSVAEEDSDSEKELVIDLGDEHGGRDSKRARREPGASAAKILKDSNVAKLEGKQPLSAAATTAPSREAASNLKDTLQPAITAALNLVSTAASGQPSGSITTSGPTSAPSPASASVSSSPVPAAMKKQRPLLPKDTAQAVQHAVVWNPTKFQTSSQKWHMQKVQRQQHGELPAVQTQGQTRSPQQLQSQQQNSSSSTRYQTRQAVKVQQKDPPQNTSSSTAAASSSSFMSSELQIPTVSADVAADIAKYTNKIMDTIKGTMTEIYNDLSKTTSGNTIAEIRRLRIEIEKLQWLHQQELSEMKHNLELTMAEMRQSLEQERERLVAEVKKQMELEKQQAVDETKKKQWCANCRKEAIFYCCWNTSYCDYPCQQAHWPEHMKSCTQSATQQQEPEAEPNSDSSIKPSGHSPATQTLPSGAGSITDKSNSPTYIDKSKDTAAVTVT; this is encoded by the exons GACGGCAGGAATGACTTCTACTGCTGGCTGTGCCACCGCGAGGGCCAGGTGCTCTGCTGTGAGCTCTGCCCCAGGGTGTACCATGCCAAGTGCCTCAAACTACCAGCCGAGCCCGAGGGCGACTGGTTCTGTCCAGAGTGTGAG AAAATAACAGTTGCTGAATGCATTGAAACCCAGAGCAAGGCAATGACAATGCTGACAATAGACCAACTGTCATACTTGCTCAAATTTGCACTCCAAAAGATTAAGCAACCTGGG ACAGAGCCTTTTCAGAAGCCTGTGTCTCTGGAACAGCACCCAGATTATGCTGAATACATCTTCCACCCCATGGACCTGTGTACTTTAGAGAAG AACATAAAAAAGAAGATGTATGGCTGCACTGAAGCCTTCCTTGCTGATATGAAATGGATCTTACACAACTGTATAATCTATAATGGAG GTAATCACAAACTAACAGCAACGGCAAAAGTCATTGTCAAAATTTGTGAACATGAG aTGAATGAGATTGAGGTGTGTCCAGAGTGCTACCTGTCTTCATGCCAAAAAAGGGACAACTGGTTTTGTGAGCCATGT AGTCAACCCCACCCACTGGTCTGGGCTAAGCTAAAGGGCTTTCCTTTCTGGCCAGCGAAAGCACTGAGGGAAAAGGATGGCCAGGTAGACGCACGCTTCTTTGGGCAACATGACAG GGCCTGGGTCCCCATCAACAACTGCTACCTCATGTCCAAGGAGATCCCTTTCTCTGTCAAAAAGACCAAAAGTATTTTCAATAGTGCCATGCAAGAGATGGAGGTATATGTGGAAAACATTCGTAAGAAATTTGGGGTCTTCAACTATGCACCCTTCCGCACTCCCTACACACCAAACAACCAGCTACAGATGTTACTGGACCCTTCCAATCCCAGTGCAGGGACAGTTAAAACAGAGAAACCGGATAAACTTCGCTTCAACTTTGATATAACTGCATCTCCTAAGATGGTCCTCAGCAAGAGTTCCACACCCAGTGGTATGAGTCGGAGAGTCTCAGTGACAGACATGCCTCGGTCTCCTATGAGTACCAACTCCTCTGTTCACACAGGCTCTGATGGAGAGCAGGATATGGAAAAGGCCAACAGGAATCCTGCTTTCCACTACAGTACTGGAGAGGAATCTATGGACTGTACAG CATCTCCTGTCTCAGGGAAGATGTGTCCTGCAGGCAGTGCAACAGGCAGCCCAAAGCCCTTTAACCCTGTACTGGTGCCCAAGCAGGAGAGGACGGGAGGCACAGGCAGCATCCTCAACCTCAACCTGG ATCGAGTAAAGGCTGAGATGGATCTGAAGGAGCTGAGTGAGAGTgtgcaacagcaacagcagaatcaGCAACAGCAAGGAGCATCAGCTGCCCTCCCTACCCCAAAGAGACCCATCAGGAGCCTGGACAAGACTATTGAAAACTGCAAGGCCCAGCTTG GGATCGATGAGATTTCAGAAGATGTATATAAAGGTGTGGATCAAAGTGACTCTGAGGACTCTGATAAATCGGACTCAAGTGACAGTGAATATCTCACTGATGAGGAACACAAGCCAAAGAGCTCCACCCAGGACGACAAGgacaaagcagagagaaaaaagccCAAAGCAAGCACAGAAGGAGAGAATAAGGAGGGAGTTAAGGTGACAGGGGATAAAGCCACCCCTGAACCCCTGCTCAAAGAGAAGCAGGGTAGCAATGGCCTAGACAAGGACCTCCAGGACAAGCCCAGAACACCCCAATCTCAACCACTCACTGACAAGCCCAAAGACCCAGAGGAGGGCAGAACCGCTGCTGCCACGTCAGTGGCTGAGGAGGACTCTGATTCTGAAAAAGAGCTGGTGATTGACCTGGGTGATGAACATGGAGGCCGTGACTCAAAGCGGGCAAGAAGAGAGCCAGGGGCGTCTGCTGCCAAAATTCTCAAAGACTCTAATGTTGCCAAATTGGAAG GTAAACAGCCTTTGtctgctgcagcaacaacagcaccATCACGGGAGGCTGCCTCCAACCTGAAAGACACTTTGCAACCTGCCATCACAGCAGCCCTGAACCTTGTTTCAACAGCAGCGTCTGGCCAGCCCAGTGGCTCCATAACTACCAGCGGACCTACCAGTGCCCCCTCTCCTGCCTCCGCCTCAGTTTCTTCATCCCCAGTCCCTGCAGCTATGAAGAAACAGCGCCCTCTACTGCCTAAGGACACAGCTCAGGCCGTGCAGCATGCAGTGGTTTGGAATCCCACCAAGTTTCAGACGTCGTCTCAGAAGTGGCATATGCAGAAGGTGCAGCGGCAGCAGCATGGAGAACTGCCAGCAGTGCAGACTCAGGGGCAGACACGCAgcccacagcagctgcagtcacaACAGCAGAACTCCTCCTCGAGTACCCGTTATCAGACCAGACAAGCAGTCAAGG TGCAACAAAAAGATCCACCTCAGAATACATCCTCATCAACAGCTGCTGCTAGCTCTTCGTCTTTCATGTCGAGCGAGTTGCAGATCCCCACAGTCTCAGCTGATGTGGCTGCAGATATAGCAAAGTACACAAACAAA ATTATGGATACAATAAAAGGGACAATGACTGAAATCTACAATGACCTTTCCAAAACCACATCGGGAAACACGATTGCAGAG ATTCGACGATTAAGGATAGAGATTGAAAAACTCCAGTGGCTGCATCAACAGGAGCTAtcagaaatgaaacacaatCTGG AACTAACAATGGCCGAAATGAGGCAGAGTCTGGAGCAAGAAAGAGAACGATTGGTGGCTGAGGTGAAAAAGCAGATGGAGTTGGAAAAGCAGCAGGCAGTGGACGAGACCAAAAAGAAACAGTGGTGTGCTAACTGCAGGAAGGAGGCCATCTTCTACTGCTGCTGGAATACTAGTTACTGTGATTACCCTTGCCAGCAAGCCCACTGGCCGGAGCACATGAAGTCCTGCACACAGTCAG ccacacagcagcaggagccaGAGGCAGAGCCCAACTCAGACTCTTCTATCAAACCATCAGGCCATTCTCCTGCCACACAGACCCTGCCCTCAGGAGCAGGATCCATAACGGACAAAAGCAACTCTCCCACATACATAGACAAGAGCAAGGACACTGCTGCCGTTACTGTGACCTAA
- the LOC113146150 gene encoding protein kinase C-binding protein 1-like isoform X1, translating to MHPQSLAEEEIKTESDVVEGMDASLRSKVPDPPGSAERIVAPQKRKVSSPTHSSNGHSPSDTSPSPLKKKKKPGAVNCNNKDQSELRHGPFYYMKQPALTTDPVDVVPQDGRNDFYCWLCHREGQVLCCELCPRVYHAKCLKLPAEPEGDWFCPECEKITVAECIETQSKAMTMLTIDQLSYLLKFALQKIKQPGTEPFQKPVSLEQHPDYAEYIFHPMDLCTLEKNIKKKMYGCTEAFLADMKWILHNCIIYNGGNHKLTATAKVIVKICEHEMNEIEVCPECYLSSCQKRDNWFCEPCSQPHPLVWAKLKGFPFWPAKALREKDGQVDARFFGQHDRAWVPINNCYLMSKEIPFSVKKTKSIFNSAMQEMEVYVENIRKKFGVFNYAPFRTPYTPNNQLQMLLDPSNPSAGTVKTEKPDKLRFNFDITASPKMVLSKSSTPSGMSRRVSVTDMPRSPMSTNSSVHTGSDGEQDMEKANRNPAFHYSTGEESMDCTASPVSGKMCPAGSATGSPKPFNPVLVPKQERTGGTGSILNLNLDRVKAEMDLKELSESVQQQQQNQQQQGASAALPTPKRPIRSLDKTIENCKAQLGIDEISEDVYKGVDQSDSEDSDKSDSSDSEYLTDEEHKPKSSTQDDKDKAERKKPKASTEGENKEGVKVTGDKATPEPLLKEKQGSNGLDKDLQDKPRTPQSQPLTDKPKDPEEGRTAAATSVAEEDSDSEKELVIDLGDEHGGRDSKRARREPGASAAKILKDSNVAKLEGKQPLSAAATTAPSREAASNLKDTLQPAITAALNLVSTAASGQPSGSITTSGPTSAPSPASASVSSSPVPAAMKKQRPLLPKDTAQAVQHAVVWNPTKFQTSSQKWHMQKVQRQQHGELPAVQTQGQTRSPQQLQSQQQNSSSSTRYQTRQAVKVQQKDPPQNTSSSTAAASSSSFMSSELQIPTVSADVAADIAKYTNKIMDTIKGTMTEIYNDLSKTTSGNTIAEIRRLRIEIEKLQWLHQQELSEMKHNLELTMAEMRQSLEQERERLVAEVKKQMELEKQQAVDETKKKQWCANCRKEAIFYCCWNTSYCDYPCQQAHWPEHMKSCTQSATQQQEPEAEPNSDSSIKPSGHSPATQTLPSGAGSITDKSNSPTYIDKSKDTAAVTVT from the exons TCAGAGCTAAGACATGGTCCCTTTTACTATATGAAGCAGCCAGCACTCACCACAGACCCTGTTGATGTTGTACCGCAGGACGGCAGGAATGACTTCTACTGCTGGCTGTGCCACCGCGAGGGCCAGGTGCTCTGCTGTGAGCTCTGCCCCAGGGTGTACCATGCCAAGTGCCTCAAACTACCAGCCGAGCCCGAGGGCGACTGGTTCTGTCCAGAGTGTGAG AAAATAACAGTTGCTGAATGCATTGAAACCCAGAGCAAGGCAATGACAATGCTGACAATAGACCAACTGTCATACTTGCTCAAATTTGCACTCCAAAAGATTAAGCAACCTGGG ACAGAGCCTTTTCAGAAGCCTGTGTCTCTGGAACAGCACCCAGATTATGCTGAATACATCTTCCACCCCATGGACCTGTGTACTTTAGAGAAG AACATAAAAAAGAAGATGTATGGCTGCACTGAAGCCTTCCTTGCTGATATGAAATGGATCTTACACAACTGTATAATCTATAATGGAG GTAATCACAAACTAACAGCAACGGCAAAAGTCATTGTCAAAATTTGTGAACATGAG aTGAATGAGATTGAGGTGTGTCCAGAGTGCTACCTGTCTTCATGCCAAAAAAGGGACAACTGGTTTTGTGAGCCATGT AGTCAACCCCACCCACTGGTCTGGGCTAAGCTAAAGGGCTTTCCTTTCTGGCCAGCGAAAGCACTGAGGGAAAAGGATGGCCAGGTAGACGCACGCTTCTTTGGGCAACATGACAG GGCCTGGGTCCCCATCAACAACTGCTACCTCATGTCCAAGGAGATCCCTTTCTCTGTCAAAAAGACCAAAAGTATTTTCAATAGTGCCATGCAAGAGATGGAGGTATATGTGGAAAACATTCGTAAGAAATTTGGGGTCTTCAACTATGCACCCTTCCGCACTCCCTACACACCAAACAACCAGCTACAGATGTTACTGGACCCTTCCAATCCCAGTGCAGGGACAGTTAAAACAGAGAAACCGGATAAACTTCGCTTCAACTTTGATATAACTGCATCTCCTAAGATGGTCCTCAGCAAGAGTTCCACACCCAGTGGTATGAGTCGGAGAGTCTCAGTGACAGACATGCCTCGGTCTCCTATGAGTACCAACTCCTCTGTTCACACAGGCTCTGATGGAGAGCAGGATATGGAAAAGGCCAACAGGAATCCTGCTTTCCACTACAGTACTGGAGAGGAATCTATGGACTGTACAG CATCTCCTGTCTCAGGGAAGATGTGTCCTGCAGGCAGTGCAACAGGCAGCCCAAAGCCCTTTAACCCTGTACTGGTGCCCAAGCAGGAGAGGACGGGAGGCACAGGCAGCATCCTCAACCTCAACCTGG ATCGAGTAAAGGCTGAGATGGATCTGAAGGAGCTGAGTGAGAGTgtgcaacagcaacagcagaatcaGCAACAGCAAGGAGCATCAGCTGCCCTCCCTACCCCAAAGAGACCCATCAGGAGCCTGGACAAGACTATTGAAAACTGCAAGGCCCAGCTTG GGATCGATGAGATTTCAGAAGATGTATATAAAGGTGTGGATCAAAGTGACTCTGAGGACTCTGATAAATCGGACTCAAGTGACAGTGAATATCTCACTGATGAGGAACACAAGCCAAAGAGCTCCACCCAGGACGACAAGgacaaagcagagagaaaaaagccCAAAGCAAGCACAGAAGGAGAGAATAAGGAGGGAGTTAAGGTGACAGGGGATAAAGCCACCCCTGAACCCCTGCTCAAAGAGAAGCAGGGTAGCAATGGCCTAGACAAGGACCTCCAGGACAAGCCCAGAACACCCCAATCTCAACCACTCACTGACAAGCCCAAAGACCCAGAGGAGGGCAGAACCGCTGCTGCCACGTCAGTGGCTGAGGAGGACTCTGATTCTGAAAAAGAGCTGGTGATTGACCTGGGTGATGAACATGGAGGCCGTGACTCAAAGCGGGCAAGAAGAGAGCCAGGGGCGTCTGCTGCCAAAATTCTCAAAGACTCTAATGTTGCCAAATTGGAAG GTAAACAGCCTTTGtctgctgcagcaacaacagcaccATCACGGGAGGCTGCCTCCAACCTGAAAGACACTTTGCAACCTGCCATCACAGCAGCCCTGAACCTTGTTTCAACAGCAGCGTCTGGCCAGCCCAGTGGCTCCATAACTACCAGCGGACCTACCAGTGCCCCCTCTCCTGCCTCCGCCTCAGTTTCTTCATCCCCAGTCCCTGCAGCTATGAAGAAACAGCGCCCTCTACTGCCTAAGGACACAGCTCAGGCCGTGCAGCATGCAGTGGTTTGGAATCCCACCAAGTTTCAGACGTCGTCTCAGAAGTGGCATATGCAGAAGGTGCAGCGGCAGCAGCATGGAGAACTGCCAGCAGTGCAGACTCAGGGGCAGACACGCAgcccacagcagctgcagtcacaACAGCAGAACTCCTCCTCGAGTACCCGTTATCAGACCAGACAAGCAGTCAAGG TGCAACAAAAAGATCCACCTCAGAATACATCCTCATCAACAGCTGCTGCTAGCTCTTCGTCTTTCATGTCGAGCGAGTTGCAGATCCCCACAGTCTCAGCTGATGTGGCTGCAGATATAGCAAAGTACACAAACAAA ATTATGGATACAATAAAAGGGACAATGACTGAAATCTACAATGACCTTTCCAAAACCACATCGGGAAACACGATTGCAGAG ATTCGACGATTAAGGATAGAGATTGAAAAACTCCAGTGGCTGCATCAACAGGAGCTAtcagaaatgaaacacaatCTGG AACTAACAATGGCCGAAATGAGGCAGAGTCTGGAGCAAGAAAGAGAACGATTGGTGGCTGAGGTGAAAAAGCAGATGGAGTTGGAAAAGCAGCAGGCAGTGGACGAGACCAAAAAGAAACAGTGGTGTGCTAACTGCAGGAAGGAGGCCATCTTCTACTGCTGCTGGAATACTAGTTACTGTGATTACCCTTGCCAGCAAGCCCACTGGCCGGAGCACATGAAGTCCTGCACACAGTCAG ccacacagcagcaggagccaGAGGCAGAGCCCAACTCAGACTCTTCTATCAAACCATCAGGCCATTCTCCTGCCACACAGACCCTGCCCTCAGGAGCAGGATCCATAACGGACAAAAGCAACTCTCCCACATACATAGACAAGAGCAAGGACACTGCTGCCGTTACTGTGACCTAA